A window from Citrobacter amalonaticus encodes these proteins:
- the lolC gene encoding lipoprotein-releasing ABC transporter permease subunit LolC: MYQPVALFIGLRYMRGRAADRFGRFVSWLSTIGITLGVMALVTVLSVMNGFERELQNNILGLMPQAILSAEQGSLNPQQLPESALKLNGVNRIAPLTTGDVVLQSARSVAVGVMLGIDPAQKDPLTPYLVNVKQTDLQPGKYNVILGEQLAGQLGVNRGDQIRVMVPSASQFTPMGRLPSQRLFTVIGTFAANSEVDGYQMLTNIQDASRIMRYPAGNITGWRLWLNEPLKVDSLSQQTLPEGTKWQDWRERKGELFQAVRMEKNMMGLLLSLIVAVAAFNIITSLGLMVMEKQGEVAILQTQGLTPRQIMMVFMVQGASAGIIGALLGAALGALLASQLNTLMPVIGILLDGAALPVAIEPLQVIVIALVAMAIALLSTLYPSWRAAATQPAEALRYE, encoded by the coding sequence ATGTACCAACCTGTCGCTCTATTCATCGGCCTGCGTTACATGCGCGGGCGTGCAGCAGATCGCTTCGGTCGCTTTGTCTCCTGGCTTTCCACCATCGGCATTACCCTTGGGGTGATGGCGCTGGTCACGGTTTTGTCAGTGATGAACGGTTTTGAACGTGAACTGCAAAATAACATCCTGGGGTTGATGCCCCAGGCCATCCTTTCTGCGGAACAAGGCTCTCTGAATCCACAGCAACTGCCGGAAAGCGCTCTAAAACTGAACGGTGTCAATCGTATTGCGCCGCTAACAACCGGCGATGTCGTGCTGCAAAGCGCGCGCAGCGTGGCGGTCGGGGTGATGTTGGGTATCGACCCGGCACAAAAAGATCCGCTTACGCCGTATCTGGTCAATGTGAAGCAAACCGATCTGCAGCCAGGCAAGTATAATGTCATCCTTGGTGAGCAGCTCGCAGGCCAGTTGGGGGTCAATCGTGGCGATCAGATCCGCGTGATGGTGCCGTCTGCCAGTCAGTTCACGCCGATGGGCCGTCTGCCAAGCCAGCGTCTGTTTACCGTGATTGGCACCTTTGCAGCGAACAGCGAAGTCGATGGTTACCAGATGTTGACCAATATTCAGGACGCCTCGCGCATCATGCGCTACCCGGCCGGGAATATCACCGGTTGGCGTTTGTGGCTGAATGAGCCGCTGAAGGTGGATTCGCTCAGTCAGCAGACGTTGCCGGAAGGGACGAAATGGCAGGACTGGCGCGAGCGTAAAGGCGAACTGTTCCAGGCCGTGCGGATGGAAAAGAACATGATGGGGCTGCTGTTGAGCCTGATCGTAGCGGTTGCCGCGTTCAATATTATTACCTCGTTGGGTCTGATGGTGATGGAGAAGCAGGGAGAAGTGGCTATTTTGCAAACGCAGGGGCTGACGCCGCGACAGATCATGATGGTCTTTATGGTACAGGGGGCCAGCGCCGGGATTATTGGCGCGCTGCTGGGTGCCGCGCTGGGTGCGCTGTTGGCCAGTCAGCTCAATACCTTGATGCCGGTGATCGGTATCCTGCTGGACGGTGCGGCGCTGCCGGTGGCGATCGAGCCGCTGCAGGTCATCGTCATTGCGCTGGTGGCAATGGCCATCGCGCTACTTTCTACGCTTTATCCTTCCTGGCGCGCTGCCGCCACTCAACCCGCTGAGGCTTTACGTTATGAATAA
- the lolD gene encoding lipoprotein-releasing ABC transporter ATP-binding protein LolD: protein MNKILLQCDKLCKRYQEGSVQTDVLHDVSFSVGEGEMMAIVGSSGSGKSTLLHLLGGLDTPTSGDVIFSGQPMSKLSSAAKAELRNQKLGFIYQFHHLLPDFTALENVAMPLLIGKHKPAEINARAREMLKAVGLDHRASHRPSELSGGERQRVAIARALVNNPRLVLADEPTGNLDARNADSIFQLLGELNRSQGTAFLVVTHDLQLAKRMSRQLEMRDGRLTAELSLMGAE, encoded by the coding sequence ATGAATAAGATCCTGTTGCAATGCGACAAACTGTGCAAACGCTATCAGGAAGGTTCCGTGCAAACCGACGTGTTGCACGATGTCAGCTTCAGCGTGGGCGAAGGCGAAATGATGGCGATTGTCGGCAGCTCCGGCTCCGGCAAAAGTACGTTGTTGCACCTGCTGGGCGGGCTGGATACCCCGACCTCCGGCGATGTCATTTTTAGCGGTCAGCCGATGAGTAAACTGTCGTCGGCGGCGAAAGCGGAGCTGCGTAATCAGAAGCTCGGCTTTATTTATCAGTTCCACCACCTGCTGCCGGATTTCACCGCGCTGGAAAACGTGGCGATGCCGCTGCTGATTGGCAAACACAAACCGGCTGAAATTAACGCACGGGCGCGTGAAATGCTGAAAGCGGTAGGGCTGGATCATCGTGCCAGCCATCGTCCGTCTGAACTGTCTGGCGGTGAGCGTCAGCGTGTGGCGATTGCCCGCGCGCTGGTCAACAACCCGCGACTGGTGCTGGCGGATGAACCAACCGGTAATCTGGATGCGCGCAACGCCGACAGCATCTTCCAGCTTCTGGGCGAATTGAACCGCTCGCAGGGCACCGCGTTTCTGGTCGTCACTCACGATCTGCAGCTGGCGAAGCGCATGAGTCGCCAACTGGAAATGCGTGACGGACGCCTGACGGCAGAACTGAGCCTGATGGGGGCGGAGTAA
- the lolE gene encoding lipoprotein-releasing ABC transporter permease subunit LolE, with translation MASPLSLLIGLRFSRGRRRSGMVSLISVISTIGIALGVAVLIVGLSAMNGFERELNNRILAVVPHGEIEAVNQPWTNWREALEKVQKVPGITAAAPYINFTGLVESGANLRAIQVKGVDPQQEQRLSALPSFVQNNAWADFKAGEQQIIIGKGVADALKVKQGDWVSIMIPNSNADHKLMQPKRVRLHVAGILQLSGQLDHSFAMIPMADAQQYLEMNNTVSGIALKVNDVFNANKLVRDAGEVTNSYVYIKSWIGTYGYMYRDIQMIRAIMYLAMVLVIGVACFNIVSTLVMAVKDKSGDIAVLRTLGAKDGLIRAIFVWYGLLAGLFGSLIGVVIGVVVSLQLTPIINGIETLIGHQFLSGDIYFIDFLPSELHWLDVIYVLVTALLLSLLASWYPARRASNIDPARVLSGQ, from the coding sequence ATGGCCTCGCCTTTATCGTTATTAATCGGTCTGCGCTTTAGCCGGGGACGGCGGCGCAGCGGTATGGTATCGCTGATTTCGGTGATCTCGACTATCGGTATCGCGCTGGGGGTGGCGGTTCTGATCGTCGGCCTGAGCGCGATGAACGGCTTTGAGCGTGAGCTGAACAACCGCATTCTGGCCGTGGTGCCGCACGGCGAGATTGAAGCGGTTAATCAACCGTGGACCAACTGGCGCGAAGCGCTGGAGAAGGTACAGAAGGTGCCGGGTATTACCGCCGCAGCGCCGTACATCAACTTTACCGGACTGGTGGAGAGCGGGGCGAATTTGCGCGCTATTCAGGTAAAAGGCGTGGATCCGCAGCAGGAACAGCGTTTGAGCGCGTTGCCCTCGTTTGTGCAGAATAACGCCTGGGCTGATTTTAAAGCTGGTGAACAACAAATCATTATCGGTAAGGGCGTCGCAGACGCGCTGAAGGTGAAGCAGGGGGACTGGGTCTCCATCATGATCCCCAATTCAAATGCCGATCATAAGCTGATGCAACCGAAACGCGTGCGGCTGCACGTTGCTGGCATTTTGCAGTTAAGCGGTCAACTGGATCACAGCTTCGCGATGATCCCGATGGCCGATGCCCAGCAGTATCTGGAGATGAACAATACGGTTTCCGGCATCGCGCTGAAGGTCAACGACGTTTTCAACGCCAACAAACTGGTGCGTGATGCTGGTGAAGTGACCAACAGCTATGTTTACATCAAGAGCTGGATTGGCACCTATGGCTATATGTACCGCGATATCCAGATGATTCGCGCCATTATGTATCTGGCGATGGTGCTGGTGATCGGTGTCGCCTGTTTTAACATTGTCTCAACATTAGTGATGGCGGTAAAAGACAAGAGTGGTGATATTGCGGTATTAAGAACGCTGGGGGCGAAAGATGGTCTGATCCGCGCCATTTTTGTCTGGTACGGTTTGCTGGCAGGACTGTTCGGCAGCCTGATCGGCGTGGTCATTGGTGTGGTGGTTTCGCTACAGCTGACGCCAATCATTAACGGCATCGAAACGCTGATCGGCCATCAGTTCCTTTCCGGGGATATCTATTTTATCGACTTCCTGCCATCCGAATTGCACTGGCTGGATGTGATTTATGTGCTGGTCACCGCACTGTTGCTGAGTTTGTTGGCGAGTTGGTATCCGGCGCGGCGCGCCAGTAACATCGATCCTGCAAGAGTACTTAGCGGCCAGTAA
- the nagK gene encoding N-acetylglucosamine kinase — MYYGFDIGGTKIALGVFDNERKLQWEKRVPTPRDSYDAFLEAVCGLVAEADQRFGVKGSVGIGIPGMPETEDGTLYAANVPAASGKPLRADLSARLDRDVRLDNDANCFALSEAWDDEFTRYPLVMGLILGTGVGGGLILNGKPITGRSYITGEFGHMRLPVDALTLMGLDFPLRRCGCGQLGCIENYLSGRGFAWLYQHYYHQPLQAPEIISLWEQGDEQARAHVERYLDLLAVCLGNILTIVDPDLVVIGGGLSNFTAITTDLADRLPRHLLPVARVPRIERARHGDAGGMRGAAFLHLTD; from the coding sequence ATGTATTACGGGTTTGATATTGGTGGGACAAAAATTGCGCTAGGCGTCTTTGACAACGAGCGGAAATTACAGTGGGAAAAGCGTGTTCCCACGCCGCGCGACAGCTATGACGCTTTTTTAGAGGCTGTTTGCGGGCTGGTGGCGGAAGCCGATCAGCGTTTTGGCGTGAAAGGTTCGGTGGGCATTGGCATCCCCGGAATGCCGGAAACCGAAGATGGCACGCTGTATGCCGCGAATGTCCCTGCTGCCAGCGGCAAACCCCTGCGCGCCGATCTTAGCGCGCGCCTTGATCGCGACGTTCGTCTCGACAACGATGCAAACTGTTTTGCCCTGTCTGAAGCCTGGGATGATGAATTCACCCGCTATCCGCTGGTGATGGGCTTGATTCTGGGCACCGGGGTGGGCGGCGGTTTAATCCTCAACGGAAAACCGATTACCGGGCGCAGTTACATTACCGGCGAGTTTGGTCATATGCGTCTGCCGGTCGATGCGCTCACCCTGATGGGTCTCGATTTCCCGTTGCGCCGCTGTGGCTGCGGTCAACTCGGCTGTATTGAAAATTATCTGTCCGGGCGAGGATTTGCCTGGTTGTATCAGCATTATTATCATCAACCGTTACAGGCGCCTGAAATCATTTCACTGTGGGAGCAAGGCGATGAACAGGCGCGGGCGCATGTTGAGCGTTATCTGGATTTGCTGGCGGTGTGTCTGGGAAATATCCTGACTATTGTCGATCCGGATTTGGTCGTCATCGGCGGCGGATTGTCGAATTTTACCGCCATTACCACCGATCTGGCGGACAGACTACCGCGTCATCTGCTTCCCGTGGCACGAGTGCCCCGCATTGAGCGAGCACGACATGGTGATGCCGGTGGGATGCGTGGTGCTGCCTTCTTACATCTTACCGATTAA
- the cobB gene encoding Sir2 family NAD+-dependent deacetylase, with protein MLSRRGHRLSRFRKNKRHLRERLRQRIFFRDRVVPEVMEKPRVLVLTGAGISAESGIRTFRAADGLWEEHRVEDVATPEGFARNPALVQSFYNARRRQLQQPEIQPNPAHIALAKLEEALGDRFLLVTQNIDNLHERAGNQNIIHMHGELLKVHCSQSGQILEWTGDVTPEDKCHCCQFPAPLRPHVVWFGEMPLGMDEIYMALAMADVFIAIGTSGHVYPAAGFVHEAKLHGAHTVELNLEPSQVGSEFEEKYYGPASQVVPEFVEKLLKGL; from the coding sequence ATGCTGTCGCGTCGGGGTCATCGGTTAAGTCGATTTCGGAAAAACAAACGCCATCTGCGCGAACGCCTTCGTCAACGGATCTTTTTCAGAGACAGAGTGGTACCGGAAGTGATGGAAAAACCAAGAGTTTTGGTGCTTACAGGGGCAGGGATCTCCGCGGAGTCTGGTATTCGTACCTTCCGCGCCGCTGATGGACTGTGGGAAGAACACCGGGTTGAAGATGTGGCGACGCCGGAAGGCTTTGCCCGTAATCCCGCGCTGGTGCAGTCATTCTATAATGCCCGCCGTCGGCAATTGCAGCAGCCTGAAATCCAGCCTAATCCGGCGCACATCGCGCTGGCAAAGCTGGAAGAGGCATTGGGCGACCGCTTTTTGCTGGTGACACAGAATATCGATAACTTGCATGAGCGGGCGGGTAACCAGAACATCATCCATATGCATGGCGAGCTGTTGAAAGTGCACTGCTCGCAGAGCGGACAAATTCTGGAGTGGACGGGCGATGTGACGCCGGAAGATAAATGTCACTGCTGCCAGTTTCCTGCGCCGCTGCGTCCGCACGTGGTGTGGTTTGGTGAGATGCCGCTCGGGATGGATGAAATCTATATGGCGCTGGCCATGGCGGATGTTTTTATCGCCATCGGCACCTCCGGACACGTTTATCCGGCGGCTGGTTTTGTCCACGAAGCGAAGCTGCATGGCGCGCATACGGTTGAGCTGAATCTGGAACCAAGCCAGGTCGGCAGTGAGTTTGAAGAGAAATATTACGGTCCGGCAAGCCAGGTTGTACCTGAGTTTGTGGAGAAGTTATTGAAAGGTTTGTAA
- the potD gene encoding spermidine/putrescine ABC transporter substrate-binding protein PotD produces the protein MKKWSRHLLAAGALVMGISAAHADDSKTLYFYNWTEYVPPGLLEQFTKETGIKVIYSTYESNETMYAKLKTYKDGAYDLVVPSTYYVDKMRKEGMIQKIDKSKLSNFNNLDPEMLNKPFDPNNDYSIPYIWGATAIGVNSDSIDPKTVTRWADLWKPEYKGSLLLTDDAREVFQMALRKLGYSGNTTDPKEIEAAYNELKKLMPNVAAFNSDNPANPYMEGEVNLGMVWNGSAFVARQAGTPLEVVWPKEGGIFWMDSLSIPANAKNKEGALKLINFLLRPDVAKEVAETIGYPTPNLAARKLLSPEIANDKSLYPDAETISKGEWQNDVGSASTIYEEYYQKLKAGR, from the coding sequence ATGAAAAAATGGTCACGCCACCTGCTCGCGGCAGGCGCTCTCGTCATGGGAATCAGCGCTGCGCACGCGGACGACAGTAAAACACTCTATTTCTACAACTGGACCGAGTATGTTCCGCCAGGACTGCTGGAACAGTTCACTAAAGAGACCGGCATCAAGGTTATTTACTCGACCTACGAGTCGAATGAAACCATGTACGCCAAGCTCAAAACGTACAAAGACGGCGCATATGACCTGGTCGTGCCATCGACTTACTATGTCGATAAAATGCGTAAAGAAGGCATGATTCAGAAGATTGATAAGTCGAAGTTATCCAACTTCAACAATCTCGATCCGGAGATGCTGAACAAGCCGTTCGATCCCAACAACGACTACTCCATTCCGTACATCTGGGGCGCGACGGCCATTGGCGTGAACAGCGACAGCATCGACCCGAAAACCGTCACCCGTTGGGCTGACCTGTGGAAACCGGAATACAAAGGCAGTCTGCTGCTGACCGACGATGCGCGCGAAGTGTTCCAGATGGCGCTGCGTAAACTGGGCTATTCCGGCAACACCACCGATCCTAAAGAGATTGAAGCAGCCTATAACGAGCTGAAAAAGCTGATGCCTAACGTTGCCGCGTTTAACTCCGACAACCCGGCGAATCCGTATATGGAAGGCGAAGTGAATCTGGGGATGGTGTGGAACGGCTCTGCCTTCGTCGCCCGTCAGGCCGGTACGCCGCTGGAAGTAGTCTGGCCGAAAGAAGGCGGGATCTTCTGGATGGACAGCCTTTCGATTCCGGCAAACGCCAAAAACAAAGAAGGCGCGCTGAAGTTGATCAACTTCCTGTTGCGCCCGGATGTGGCGAAAGAAGTGGCGGAAACCATCGGCTATCCGACGCCAAACCTGGCGGCACGTAAGCTGTTAAGCCCGGAAATCGCCAACGATAAATCACTCTATCCGGATGCAGAAACCATCAGCAAAGGCGAATGGCAGAACGATGTAGGCTCCGCCAGCACGATCTACGAAGAGTATTATCAGAAGCTAAAAGCAGGACGCTAA
- the potC gene encoding spermidine/putrescine ABC transporter permease PotC yields MIGRLLRGGFMTAIYAYLYIPIIILIVNSFNSSRFGINWQGFTTKWYGLLMNNDSLLQAAQHSLTMAIFSATFATAIGSLTAVALYRYRFRGKPFVSGMLFVVMMSPDIVMAISLLVLFMLLGIQLGFWSLLFSHITFCLPFVVVTVYSRLKGFDVRMLEAAKDLGASEMTILRKIILPLAMPAVAAGWLLSFTLSMDDVVVSSFVTGPGYEILPLKIYSMVKVGVSPEVNALATILLVLSLVLVIASQLIARDKTKVQGTLK; encoded by the coding sequence ATGATCGGTCGTCTGCTTCGCGGCGGTTTTATGACCGCCATCTACGCATACCTGTATATTCCGATCATTATTTTGATTGTGAACTCCTTTAACAGCTCGCGCTTTGGCATTAACTGGCAGGGCTTTACCACCAAATGGTATGGCCTGCTGATGAACAACGATAGCCTGCTGCAGGCGGCGCAACATTCGCTGACGATGGCGATTTTTTCCGCAACGTTCGCCACCGCTATCGGGTCGCTAACGGCCGTGGCGCTGTATCGCTACCGTTTTCGCGGCAAGCCGTTCGTCAGCGGGATGCTGTTTGTGGTCATGATGTCGCCGGATATCGTGATGGCGATTTCACTGCTGGTGCTGTTTATGCTGCTGGGCATTCAATTGGGCTTCTGGTCACTACTGTTCTCACATATCACCTTCTGCCTGCCTTTCGTGGTTGTGACGGTCTATTCGCGGCTGAAGGGGTTTGACGTGCGGATGCTGGAAGCAGCAAAAGATCTGGGTGCCAGCGAAATGACTATCCTGCGTAAAATCATTCTGCCATTAGCGATGCCAGCAGTCGCCGCTGGCTGGTTGTTGAGCTTTACCCTGTCGATGGACGATGTGGTGGTTTCGTCGTTCGTCACCGGGCCGGGTTATGAAATTCTACCGTTGAAGATCTACTCAATGGTGAAAGTCGGCGTTTCACCGGAGGTGAATGCGCTGGCGACTATTCTGTTGGTGTTATCGCTGGTTCTGGTGATCGCCAGCCAACTTATTGCTCGTGATAAAACTAAAGTTCAGGGGACGTTAAAATGA
- the potB gene encoding spermidine/putrescine ABC transporter permease PotB — MKNTSKFQNVVIVTIVGWLVLFVFLPNLMIIGTSFLTRDDASFVKMVFTLDNYARLLDPLYFEVLLHSLNMALIATLACLVLGYPFAWFLARLPEKVRPLLLFLLIVPFWTNSLIRIYGLKIFLSTKGYLNEFLLWLGVIDTPMRIMFTPSAVIIGLVYILLPFMVMPLYSSIEKLDRPLLEAAKDLGASKLQTLIRIIIPLTMPGIIAGCLLVMLPAMGLFYVSDLMGGAKNLLIGNVIKVQFLNIRDWPFGAATSITLTIVMGLMLLVYWRASRLLNKKGELE, encoded by the coding sequence ATGAAGAACACAAGTAAATTCCAGAATGTGGTGATTGTCACTATCGTCGGTTGGCTTGTGTTGTTTGTCTTTCTGCCCAACCTGATGATCATTGGCACCAGCTTTTTGACCCGCGACGATGCCAGCTTCGTCAAAATGGTCTTTACGCTGGACAACTACGCGCGCCTGCTCGATCCGCTCTATTTTGAAGTGCTGTTGCACTCGTTGAATATGGCGCTGATCGCCACCCTCGCCTGCCTCGTGCTCGGCTATCCATTTGCCTGGTTTCTGGCGCGACTGCCAGAGAAAGTCCGCCCACTGCTGCTATTTCTGCTGATTGTTCCCTTCTGGACCAACTCGCTGATCCGCATCTACGGGCTGAAAATTTTCCTTAGCACCAAGGGCTATCTGAACGAGTTTCTGCTTTGGCTCGGGGTGATCGATACGCCGATGCGCATTATGTTTACCCCGAGCGCAGTCATTATTGGTCTTGTGTATATCCTGCTGCCGTTTATGGTGATGCCACTGTATTCCAGCATTGAAAAACTCGACAGACCGTTGCTGGAAGCGGCAAAAGATCTGGGTGCCAGTAAATTGCAGACCTTAATTCGGATCATCATTCCGCTGACCATGCCAGGGATTATTGCGGGCTGCCTGCTGGTAATGCTGCCCGCGATGGGACTGTTCTACGTCTCCGATCTGATGGGCGGCGCGAAAAACCTGCTGATCGGTAACGTGATTAAAGTTCAGTTCCTCAATATCCGCGACTGGCCGTTTGGTGCCGCAACCAGCATTACCCTGACGATTGTGATGGGCCTGATGCTGCTGGTTTACTGGCGCGCCTCCCGATTGCTGAACAAAAAGGGAGAACTCGAATGA
- the potA gene encoding spermidine/putrescine ABC transporter ATP-binding protein PotA encodes MGQSKKLNKQPRSLSPLVLLSGISKSFDGKEVISELDLTINNGEFLTLLGPSGCGKTTVLRLIAGLETVDSGHIMLDNEDITHVPAENRYVNTVFQSYALFPHMTVFENVAFGLRMQKTPAADITPRVLEALRMVQLEEFAQRKPHQLSGGQQQRVAIARAVVNKPRLLLLDESLSALDYKLRKQMQNELKALQRKLGITFVFVTHDQEEALTMSDRIVVMRDGRIEQDGTPREIYEEPKNLFVAGFIGEINMFNATVIERLDEQRVRANVEGRECNIYVNFAVEPGQKLHVLLRPEDLRVDEINDDNHIDGLIGYVRERNYKGMTLESVVELENGKMVMVSEFFNEDDPDFDHSLDQKMAINWVESWEVVLADEEHK; translated from the coding sequence ATGGGACAGAGTAAAAAATTGAATAAACAACCGCGTTCGCTTTCACCGCTGGTTCTTTTGTCAGGTATCAGCAAAAGCTTCGATGGAAAAGAGGTCATTTCTGAACTGGATTTGACAATCAATAATGGCGAGTTCCTCACGCTGCTTGGCCCTTCTGGCTGCGGTAAAACAACCGTTTTGCGCCTGATTGCCGGTCTGGAAACCGTAGATTCCGGGCACATCATGCTCGATAACGAGGATATCACTCACGTACCGGCAGAAAACCGTTATGTGAATACCGTCTTTCAAAGCTATGCGCTATTCCCCCACATGACTGTTTTTGAAAATGTGGCCTTCGGTTTGCGTATGCAGAAAACCCCTGCAGCCGACATCACGCCACGCGTACTGGAAGCCCTGCGGATGGTGCAACTGGAAGAGTTTGCACAGCGTAAACCACATCAACTTTCCGGCGGCCAACAGCAGCGCGTAGCGATTGCCCGTGCTGTGGTCAATAAACCCCGCCTGTTGCTGCTGGATGAATCCCTCTCCGCGCTGGACTATAAGCTGCGAAAGCAGATGCAGAACGAACTGAAAGCCTTGCAGCGTAAGCTCGGCATCACGTTCGTGTTCGTGACGCACGATCAGGAAGAAGCCCTGACCATGTCCGATCGCATCGTCGTGATGCGCGATGGGCGCATCGAACAGGACGGCACGCCGCGTGAAATTTACGAAGAGCCGAAAAACCTGTTCGTCGCCGGATTCATTGGCGAAATCAATATGTTTAACGCCACGGTGATCGAGCGTCTGGACGAACAGCGCGTTCGTGCTAACGTCGAAGGCCGTGAATGCAATATCTACGTCAACTTCGCCGTTGAGCCAGGACAGAAACTGCACGTTCTGTTACGCCCGGAAGATTTGCGCGTGGATGAAATCAATGATGACAACCACATTGACGGCCTGATCGGCTATGTCCGTGAACGTAACTATAAAGGTATGACGCTGGAGTCGGTGGTTGAACTGGAAAATGGCAAGATGGTGATGGTCAGCGAATTCTTCAACGAAGATGACCCGGACTTTGACCACTCTCTCGACCAGAAAATGGCCATTAACTGGGTAGAAAGCTGGGAGGTCGTACTGGCTGATGAAGAACACAAGTAA
- the pepT gene encoding peptidase T — MDKLLERFLHYVSLDTQSKAGVRQVPSTEGQWKLLNLLKQQLEEMELVNVTLSDKGTLMATLPANVPGDIPAIGFISHVDTSPDFSGKHVNPQIVENYRGGDIALGIGDEVLSPVMFPVLHQLLGQTLITTDGKTLLGADDKAGVAEIMTALAVLKHKNIPHGDIRVAFTPDEEVGKGAKHFDVAAFDAKWAYTVDGGGVGELEFENFNAASVNIKIVGNNVHPGTAKGVMVNALSLAARIHAEVPADESPEMTEGYEGFYHLASMKGTVDRADMHYIIRDFDRKQFEARKRKMMEIARKVGKGLHPDCYIELVIEDSYYNMREKVVEHPHVLDIAQQAMRDCDIQPDMKPIRGGTDGAQLSFMGLPCPNLFTGGYNYHGKHEFVTLEGMEKAVQVIVRIAELTAKRS, encoded by the coding sequence ATGGATAAACTACTTGAGCGTTTTTTACACTACGTTTCATTGGATACCCAATCGAAAGCGGGTGTGAGACAGGTTCCCAGTACCGAGGGACAGTGGAAGTTATTAAATTTGCTCAAACAGCAGCTCGAAGAGATGGAGCTGGTCAATGTGACGTTAAGTGACAAAGGGACGCTGATGGCAACGTTGCCGGCGAATGTCCCTGGCGATATCCCTGCTATTGGCTTCATTTCCCATGTGGATACCTCACCGGATTTCAGCGGTAAGCACGTAAATCCGCAGATCGTGGAGAACTATCGCGGCGGTGATATCGCGCTGGGCATTGGTGATGAAGTGTTGTCGCCGGTGATGTTCCCGGTGCTGCATCAGTTGCTTGGTCAAACGCTGATCACCACCGACGGCAAAACGCTGCTGGGGGCGGACGACAAAGCGGGTGTGGCGGAAATCATGACCGCGCTGGCGGTACTGAAGCATAAAAATATTCCGCATGGCGATATTCGCGTCGCTTTTACACCGGACGAAGAGGTGGGCAAAGGGGCGAAACACTTTGATGTAGCAGCCTTTGACGCCAAATGGGCCTATACCGTCGACGGCGGCGGCGTGGGTGAACTTGAGTTTGAGAACTTCAATGCCGCTTCGGTGAATATCAAAATCGTCGGCAATAACGTGCATCCGGGGACGGCAAAAGGCGTGATGGTCAACGCATTATCGCTGGCGGCGCGTATTCACGCCGAGGTTCCTGCGGATGAAAGCCCGGAAATGACCGAAGGATATGAGGGCTTCTACCATCTGGCGAGCATGAAAGGCACCGTGGATCGCGCCGATATGCACTACATCATTCGCGACTTCGACCGCAAACAGTTTGAAGCGCGCAAACGTAAGATGATGGAGATTGCCAGGAAGGTCGGGAAGGGGCTGCATCCGGACTGCTATATTGAACTGGTGATTGAAGACAGTTATTACAATATGCGCGAAAAAGTGGTTGAGCATCCGCATGTTCTGGATATCGCACAGCAGGCGATGCGTGACTGCGATATTCAACCAGATATGAAGCCGATTCGCGGCGGTACCGACGGCGCACAGCTCTCTTTCATGGGATTACCGTGCCCGAATCTGTTCACTGGCGGCTACAACTATCATGGCAAGCATGAGTTTGTGACGCTGGAAGGGATGGAAAAAGCGGTGCAGGTGATTGTGCGGATTGCCGAATTAACGGCGAAGCGGTCGTAG